TCCCCAGTCGGTTCATCTCCCGAACGACCTCTTCGCCGAACTCCGTAAGCCCCCGGTGCTGCGCGGCGTCGGTGGAGGCGTCCGCCCAGTCGTGGGTGCGCGAGTGCGTCAGCGTCATGTAGCGCACGCCCACGTCGTGGAAGACCCTGAGGGCCGCGAGCGAACCCTCGATCGCGTGTCCTCCCTCCACGCCGATCAGCGAGCCCACCCGTCCCGCGGCCTGGATCCGTTCTATGTCCGCCGCCGAGTACGCCATCTCGAGTACATCCGGATACGCGTCGGCTAGCCTGTGCACGGCGTCGATCTGCTCCAGCGCGCGCCGGAGCGCGCCGCCCGGCATGTAGTCGACGGACACGTACGCCGACCAGAACTGTGCGCCCACGCCCCCCGCTCGCAGCCTGACGAAGTCGGTGTGGAAGCGGTCCACCGAACCCCGCAGATCGAAACGCATGGGATCCCCACCCGCGTTTTCCAGAATCTGCGATGGAAGATCGTTGTGGCCGTCGATAACGGGCGCGTCGGCCAGGATCGCTCGTGCGCTCGCGAGCAGCGCCGGGTCGGGCTCCGGCCACTGCTGGGCGGACGCCGAGCGCGGCGCGACCGCCAGGAAGAAAGCCATCAGCACAGCCGCCGCGGGGGTCGTCACCGGGACACCTCGGCGCGCGTTTCTGGTCGGGGCCATCGGTCTTCAGGCCTTTGATTTCAGTCCAAGTCGGGGGCCGAATGGGCGAAGCTCATCGCCGATTCGGGCGGTCGTGTGCGGACATGGGGCGCGCGGAACGCACCTGTCCGGTGGGGTATCATTGAACCTGGCGGTCGAGTGGTGCAAACCCGGGTCCTTCCCCGCGCGAAGGGACCGGCGCAACCCGACCCGGCTCTGGGGAGGAGGAATCGGTTGGACGAACTGATCGTCGTCACGTACCCGCAGCCGCTTACGATCGAAGCCCGGCGCATGGATCATCACACAGTGCCGGACGACGGGATCGGGCTGGCGTACTATTTCCGAGGCAACGTAATCGCCCGCGGCGTCGTTTCGCGGGAGGGCCTCGAGGCGATCGACAAGCTACTCCGCACCCCGGTTCCCGTCGCGCTGGCCGCCAGCGAAGACGAGGACGGCAACATCGACGCGCGCGTCTGCCTGGTCCTGCCGGTGCAGGGACAGGGCGAGGACGGCGCGGACGACGAAGGCGCCGAGGAGCCCTGGCGCAACAGCGTGCCGTCGGCCTCGTTCGAGGACAGCGTGCCGGCTCCGCCCTGGGAGCAGGACGACGGATCACCCTACGGAGGCGAGGGCGGAGACAAGGCTCACGTGGCGTTGCTCCCCATCGGCAACGTCGTCCGAAGCTCGGCGGACCGGCACCACTCCGACGTCGCCGGCGACGCCCGAGAGATGCTCGAGAATCTGTTGGCCGGTCAGGCTCGGGACGCGGATCAGAAGGCCATCGACGACCTCCTGCGGAGCCTCTAGGTGTACCGTAACGGAAGTTGGGTGAGCACCGAAGCGCGCGAAGCGCCCGCGAAGCAAGGCGCCGCGACGAAGCGTAGCCGTAGCTACGGTGGGAAGCGGCAACGATGCGCTCGCGGGATGCAGCGCACGCTGAATGCCATCGAAACTTCCGTTACGGTACTCTAGGTTGGCCGCACGGATGGCGGGCGCAGTGGCCTCCCTGATGTTCGCGGCGGCGCTCGCCGCTCCGGCCGCTCTGCGGGCGCAGGACGCGCCGCCCCCGCTGGATCTCATCCCGACCGACTCCATCGCGTGGCGCGAAACCGCGTCGGGGATGGCTTTCGCCTTGGTGGCGGGATCCACGCGTGACGAGGGCGGCAGCTACGGGCTTCTCGCGCGCCTCGACGAAGGCCAATGGATCGCGCCGCACTGGCACCCGCGGGACAAGCACATCGTCGTTCTCTCCGGGGTGCTCCTGATCGGGTCGGGTCCCAGCGGCGACCCCGAGGGCGCGCGCGAGCTCGCGGCCGGCGGCGCCACCACGGTTCCCGCGGAGGCGGTGCACTACGAGGGCGCACGGGGGAGGACCGTCGTCCTCTTCTACGGCGAAGGTCCGCTTACCACCACGTTCGTCGGCGGCGGCTGACGGAGGCGCCGGCTTCGCGGCCCCTTCCGCGCGCGCCAGGCCCCGCGCGTCACGCTCGAAGCTGGACACCGACTTCCAGGCTCTCCTACCTTCCCGTCATGATCGCCGCTCAGTCCCTGTCGATTTCGCCCGCGACCGAAGCAGAGGCTCGCTACAGAGCCGTCTTTCGTCGCCTGCACGCCGGTCACGCGGCGTGCCTGGACGACGAATGGCTGAGCCGGCCGTGCGTGGACCGGACCGGGGCGGCGTTGTCTCCGGTGGTCTGGTCCCGGCGGAACGGTCCGTGGACGCCGGTGTCCGTGCTGTGGATAGGCGCGGCGCCCGGCAACGCGGGCGGGCGGGGCGCGGGCGACATGGGAGCGCACGGAACGCGCATACCGTTCGGCGGCGATATCGCGGGGGCCAACCTCGACCTGCTCCTGGACGCCGTCGGGCTGGACCGCGACCGCACGTTCATCGCGGCCGCGCTGAATCAGTTGCCGGATAGAGGCGGAGGCGAGCCCAGCGCCGCCGAACTCTCCCGCCCGGTCGGAGACTACTCGAACAGCGTGGCCGTCCTGCGGGACACGATCCTGGCCAGCGGCGCCGCCCTCGTGATCGCCCTGGGGAACGTGGCCATGCGCGCCTGCGTGGCGGCTGTCGCGCCCCCTGGGGCCGCTGGTGAGACCGTGCTCCTGCCGAGCCTGGAGCGGCTGCGACGGGCCGGGCTCGAGCGCGGATTCGCGACCGACTGGCCGGTGGGCGACGCGCTGCCGGGTGTCGATCCGGGTTTCCTGGCCGACTGGCGTGGGACTTGGCCCGGCCCGCCCCCTCGCCTCCTCTGGCTCATGCACCCGAGCGCCCAGAACATGAGTCCGCACGCGGGCGCGGACACCGGGTTTCACCGCCGCATGGTCCAGACTCTACGGGCGCTTCGGGGCGCCCTGGGGAGGCCGTTGCCGGGCTCTCTCTCGCCGGCCCGCGACCGCGTCGAGAAGACGCCCGCTCCGGGAGTCTACGGCACCCTCGAATGGCGGGAGCGCGTCGGTCCGCGCCACGCCGAGCTCATCCGCCTCTGGCGCGAGAAGGGCTTGTAGGGTGGGATACGCCCCCCGGCCTCGAACCCGCGGGATCCCGACGGTGCTCGTGCGGCTTTCCACCGACGACGGCGAAATCGTCTTTCGCGCTCGCTGGAAGCAGGCGCCGCTGGCGCTTCAGAGGCGCATTCTGTATAGGATGCGTGAAGGCAAGCCGCTGTGGTTCGAGGACGAGCGCGGACGCGATCTGTGCTTCCGTCCGGAGTGCATCTCCGGCGCGGTGGTCGACGGTCGCACCGAGCACGCGCTGAGAGCCGGATAACCTCCGGCCGGGGGCGTGGACGCGCCCCAACGGCCGTACGATCGCGGAACGAATCGGGAGATCGGTCCATGCTACGTATCATCAACCCCACCCGCCTTCTGGCCGTAACCCTCGCCCTGACGCCGGGCCTGGCGTCGGCCCAGGAGCAGGATGTTCAGATCGACATCTCGCCCTTGGCAGACGGGGTCTGGATGCTCACGGGCCGAGGCGGCAACATCGGGGTGGCGGCGGGAGACGACGCGGTCTTCATCGTGGACGACCAATTCGCGCCGCTCACCGAGCGGATCTCCGCGGCCATAAGGACGCTCGGCCACGGCGACGTGGAGTTCGTGTTCAATACCCACTGGCACGGAGATCACACCGGCGGCAATGAGAACTTCGGCCAGGCCGGCGCGCTGATCGTGGCTCACAGCAACGTGCGCGAACGCATGAGCGTCGAGCAGTTTCTCGAGGCCTTCAACCGTACCGTGGAAGCCTCACCGCCCGACGCCCTTCCGGTCGTGACTTTCACGACCGATATCGCGTTTCACCTCAACGGCGACGACATCGAGGCGGTGCACGTGCCCAACGCGCACACCGACGGGGACGCGATCGTGTTCATGAGGAACGCGAACGTTCTGCACATGGGAGACACGTACTTTTCCGGGCGCTACCCCTTCATCGACCTGTCCAGCGGCGGCTCGATCGATGGCGTAATCGGCGCCGCCGACGTCGGCCTGGAGCTGGCCGACGACGCGACCCGGATCATACCGGGGCACGGGCCGCTTTCCAGCCGCGAGGATCTGGAGCAGTACCGGGACCTGCTCGCGACCGTTCGCGACCGGGTCGCGGTGCTGATCGGTGAAGGGAAGTCGGAGGACGAAGTCGTGGCGGCGGCACCCTCGGCGGAATGGGACGGGACCTGGGGCACCAGCTCCATCGGCCCCGAGATGTTCATTCGGACGATCTACTCGAGCCTGACGCGCTAGTGTACCAGGCGCAGGGCGCTCAGTCGTCGATGGCCTCGATCACGGCGGGGGCGGGCTGCCCCCGCTGCAGGCGCTTGTCGAAGTCGTGCGCTTCATCCAGCCGTCCCAGGTGGTCCTCCATGAGCTCCAGGCGCTGCTCGAGGAACGCCACTCGCTCCTTGACGATCTGCACGTGCTCTCCGCCTCCCTGCCCTTCGCGCCAGCTCTTCATTGCTTCCACCAGAGGTTTCGCCGCGAACCGCAGCGAGAACGCCGCTATGGGGATCAGGAACATGAGGCTCCCGAAGATGATCGCGGCGAGGGGTATCAGCAGGTCTGGGTCGTTCATCGGTAGCTCCGTCGGGTGGCGTTCGGTTGCGGGGATCGAGGTTGCGGCTGCCGCCGGCCTCAGTCTCCCCGGAAGTACGTAAGGCCCATCGCGGCCTCCACGCGAGCCATCGTGTCCCGCGCCACTTCGCGCATGGCGCGGTTGCCTTCGGTGAGGATCGCCTCCACCAGCCCGGGCCGTTGGGCGTATTCCGACCGGCGCTCGCGCACGGGGTCCAGGAAGTCGTTGATCGCCCGGGCCAGCTTCGTCTTGACCTCCACGTCGCCCACCGTACCCGCGCGATAGCGAGCCTTCAGATCGTCCACCTCGGCCACGTCCGGGTTGAAGGCGTCGTGATAGATGAAGACCGGGTTACCCTCCACCCGGCCGGGAACGTCGGCGCGCACCCGGTTCGGGTCCGTGAACATCCGCCGCACGCGCTTCTCCACTTCCTGGGCGCTGTCGGAGATAAGAATGGCGTTGCCGAGCGACTTGGACATCTTCTGCTTGCCGTTGATGCCGGGCAGCGTCGCCACATCGCTGAGCAGCAACTCGGGCTCCGCGAACACCTCCCCATACAGGTAGTTGAAGCGGCGCGCGATCTCCCGGGTGATCTCGACGTGGGCCGCGTTGTCCTTGCCCACGGGGACCACGTCGGCGCGGGGTAACAGGATGTCGGCCGCCTGCAGCACCGGATAGCCGACCAGACCGAACGGCAGCACGTCGAGCTCGGCCGACGCCGCCATGTCCTTGACGCTGGGCAGCCGCTCGAGCCGGGGCAGGGTCACCAGCATGGAGAAGATCAGCGCGAGTTGCGCCGTTTCCGGAATCGCCGATTGGATGAAGATACGCGACCTCTCCGGGTCGATCCCGAGGGCCAGGTAATCCAGCATCATCTCCCGGATATTGTGCGGGACTTTGGCGATCTCCTCCTTCTCGGGCCTGGTGGTGAGGGTGTGCAGGTCCGCGATTATGAAGAAACACTCGTAGTCATCCTGCATACGCACGCGGTTCTTCACGCTCCCGACCCAGTGCCCCAGGTGTAGCCGTCCGGTCGGCCTGTCTCCCGTCAACACTCGCTTGCGACCATCGCCGCTCAATTGCTCCTCCTCACGCCAGCCTCCGAGCCGCCCCCGGGAACGCCGTCATTTCTCGTCATTGCCCTCGCCTCCATTGCGCGGGGTCCCCGAGCCGCGCGATCCCGCGCGACGGAAGGACTTGTTTCCGGGCGCTCCCGACCGGCTTCCGGACGCTCCCGATCGGCCTCGCCTGTTCCGGCCGCCCCGTGCCCTCCGCGCCGGGATGACCGTGCCTTCCGGGGGCACCTCCGCGGACGCCGCCAGAAGATCGCGCAACTCGGCCGGGAAAAGGTGCGGTAGCCGCCCCCTCGGGAGCAGCGCCTCACGAAGCGCTCGCCGAGGCGCGTCACGCCGGAAGAAATGGATTGCCGTGGCTGCCGGAATGCCTTCCACATCAGCGCCCCACGCCGCCTCACCGGTTTCGCGCGCGATCCAGGTGGTCGCTCCGTCGGAGAACACTATGTCCTCCTCGCCGCCGACATCGGCCGGATCGCTCCCGGGCTCGCGCTCGTCGCCGGAAAGGTGTCCCATCAGCTCCCGGACGGGAATCGGACCCACCCGGTCAGGCTCCATCGGACCCACCGGACTCCGCCGCCCTCCGCCCGCCGGGCTCGGCGGCGCCTCCGTAGTAGTCCACCCAGAAGTCCCGATCCTCGCTCAACCTCAGGCGGTGGAGCCGGACGCCACCTTCCAGGCCCCCGGCGACCCGCGGCCAGAGCCAGCGCACCAGGTTCTCGCTGCTCGGAATCGCCCGCCCCTCGGCGAAGTCGTCGATGACGTGGTTCAGGTGCTGGTGATCCAGCGGGCCGACCACGCTCTGGAGGTGTCGATCCAGCGCAAACAGGTCCGCGGCGAAGCCTGTTTCATCTGCGACGGAACCCGCTATGGTCACGTCCAGGGTGTAATTGTGCCCGTGGCCGACCGGGTTGGCGCAGGCGCCGAACACCTCGCGGTTGCGCCGTTCGTCCCAATCGGGGCGGTAGTAGCGGTGTGCGGCCGAAAAACGCACCCGCCTGGTCAGATATGTGAGTCCCATGGGGCCCAAACCTAGGGCCGGCGAGGGCGGAAGTCATGGGGGGTATGGCCAATTTCTTGCGTCAGTACCATCGCTCAAAGCGGGGCAATCGGGCGAAGTTTTGTCCGCATTGCTCGGGCGCCGCTCGGAAACCGGCCAACGGTGACAGGGTGATCGATCAGCACGAACACCGCCCCAGGCGAATCCTCGTCGCGGAGGACCATCGCGACAGCTTGGAGGCCCTGCGGCTGATGTTCGAGGCCGCGGGCTTCGAGGTGATCACGGCGGAAAACGGACTGCAGGCGGTTGCGAAGGCGCAAAGCGAGCGTCCCGACATCATCCTCATGGACATGATGATGCCGTCGATGGACGGGTTCACGGCCACGCGGACCCTGCGCGATCGCGCGCTCACCACGCCGATCATAGCGGTCACCGCGATGGAGGGAGCGCGTGTGCGCGCGTTGGAGGCCGGCGCGGACGATTTCGTTCCCAAGCCCATCGACTTTCGTGCTCTGTGCCGGAAGGTGAAGCGCTGGCTGGATGGTGGCGTGGCCATGCCCGCTGAAGGACCCGGCAGCGCCTGAAAAAGGACCAAAAAACGGGGGCCGGACCGCCCATTGGCCCGACCCCCATGACCCCAGCTCGTTGAGAGCTCACCTCATGAATCCGCGCCCCCCGCAGGCGGTTCCCTTCCTATGGGCGGGTCATGAGTGCACGATCGGCAACGACGTCCGTTCGCGCCCTTCCGGAGCCACCCGCTCCACCAGAGCTTTCAGCGCCGTCGACCGGACCGGGCGCACGACGTAGGCCCGGCACCCCATCCGTCTGACGCGGGACACCACGTTCGGGAGCGCCCGGTCGATCACCGCCACGACCGGCGCGGTCGTGAGTCCGGCCCGTGCCAGCTGCTCCGGCAACGACGTGCCCGGAAGCGTGTTCGACTTGTAGTACGTCACGATGAGGTCCGGCCGATGATTGGCGGCGAGACGTAGAGCGTGGGAGTCATCGGGAGCGGACAGCAATCCCCAGTCGCTGTAGCTCACAATGCCGGAAAGGGTCGCGTAGGTCTCGGCGTCGAGACCGACCGCGAGGAGCAAGCGCTTGTTCATGACCGCAAGCCTTGGCTTGGCGGACCCCGCGCCGAAGCGCGAGTGGGGAGAGCGGGAAGTCCCAATAGAACGCTAAAGCAGG
The nucleotide sequence above comes from Gemmatimonadota bacterium. Encoded proteins:
- a CDS encoding dipeptidase; the protein is MTTPAAAVLMAFFLAVAPRSASAQQWPEPDPALLASARAILADAPVIDGHNDLPSQILENAGGDPMRFDLRGSVDRFHTDFVRLRAGGVGAQFWSAYVSVDYMPGGALRRALEQIDAVHRLADAYPDVLEMAYSAADIERIQAAGRVGSLIGVEGGHAIEGSLAALRVFHDVGVRYMTLTHSRTHDWADASTDAAQHRGLTEFGEEVVREMNRLGIFVDISHVSRESMLDALRVSRAPVIFSHSSARALNPHPRNVPDDVLRLLARNGGVVMATFVPPFVAPAAGAWTAARDSAREDLSARLDDTDAIAEEMAAWSVENPPPRGTLADMADHMEHMMRVAGVDHVGIGSDFDGISSTIVGLEDVSRFPYLFAELLRRGHSEDDLRKVAGLNLLRAMRGMEGAAARLQAEEAPRVLESGRVPE
- a CDS encoding response regulator, with the protein product MIDQHEHRPRRILVAEDHRDSLEALRLMFEAAGFEVITAENGLQAVAKAQSERPDIILMDMMMPSMDGFTATRTLRDRALTTPIIAVTAMEGARVRALEAGADDFVPKPIDFRALCRKVKRWLDGGVAMPAEGPGSA
- a CDS encoding cupin domain-containing protein, with amino-acid sequence MASLMFAAALAAPAALRAQDAPPPLDLIPTDSIAWRETASGMAFALVAGSTRDEGGSYGLLARLDEGQWIAPHWHPRDKHIVVLSGVLLIGSGPSGDPEGARELAAGGATTVPAEAVHYEGARGRTVVLFYGEGPLTTTFVGGG
- the trpS gene encoding tryptophan--tRNA ligase; translated protein: MSGDGRKRVLTGDRPTGRLHLGHWVGSVKNRVRMQDDYECFFIIADLHTLTTRPEKEEIAKVPHNIREMMLDYLALGIDPERSRIFIQSAIPETAQLALIFSMLVTLPRLERLPSVKDMAASAELDVLPFGLVGYPVLQAADILLPRADVVPVGKDNAAHVEITREIARRFNYLYGEVFAEPELLLSDVATLPGINGKQKMSKSLGNAILISDSAQEVEKRVRRMFTDPNRVRADVPGRVEGNPVFIYHDAFNPDVAEVDDLKARYRAGTVGDVEVKTKLARAINDFLDPVRERRSEYAQRPGLVEAILTEGNRAMREVARDTMARVEAAMGLTYFRGD
- a CDS encoding MBL fold metallo-hydrolase, yielding MLRIINPTRLLAVTLALTPGLASAQEQDVQIDISPLADGVWMLTGRGGNIGVAAGDDAVFIVDDQFAPLTERISAAIRTLGHGDVEFVFNTHWHGDHTGGNENFGQAGALIVAHSNVRERMSVEQFLEAFNRTVEASPPDALPVVTFTTDIAFHLNGDDIEAVHVPNAHTDGDAIVFMRNANVLHMGDTYFSGRYPFIDLSSGGSIDGVIGAADVGLELADDATRIIPGHGPLSSREDLEQYRDLLATVRDRVAVLIGEGKSEDEVVAAAPSAEWDGTWGTSSIGPEMFIRTIYSSLTR
- a CDS encoding uracil-DNA glycosylase family protein; this translates as MIAAQSLSISPATEAEARYRAVFRRLHAGHAACLDDEWLSRPCVDRTGAALSPVVWSRRNGPWTPVSVLWIGAAPGNAGGRGAGDMGAHGTRIPFGGDIAGANLDLLLDAVGLDRDRTFIAAALNQLPDRGGGEPSAAELSRPVGDYSNSVAVLRDTILASGAALVIALGNVAMRACVAAVAPPGAAGETVLLPSLERLRRAGLERGFATDWPVGDALPGVDPGFLADWRGTWPGPPPRLLWLMHPSAQNMSPHAGADTGFHRRMVQTLRALRGALGRPLPGSLSPARDRVEKTPAPGVYGTLEWRERVGPRHAELIRLWREKGL
- a CDS encoding 6-carboxytetrahydropterin synthase, which translates into the protein MGLTYLTRRVRFSAAHRYYRPDWDERRNREVFGACANPVGHGHNYTLDVTIAGSVADETGFAADLFALDRHLQSVVGPLDHQHLNHVIDDFAEGRAIPSSENLVRWLWPRVAGGLEGGVRLHRLRLSEDRDFWVDYYGGAAEPGGRRAAESGGSDGA